AAGTATTGACTAAAAAATATGTTATGAGTAAAATAAGAAATAATTAAAATTTTCAGAAAATTAAAATTTAGAGGTGCATGCTATGAAGCAAATTTTTCAAAAAAAGCCGATTGCAAAACTAATGCAAGAAAGTAAACAGAAAACATTAGCTAGAACATTGGGAGCATTGGATTTAACAATGCTTGGAATTGGGGCTATTGTCGGGACAGGTATTTTTGTTCTTACGGGTGTTGTGGCAGCGAAACATTCTGGACCAGCTATCATTTTATCATTTGCTATAGCTGCGTTAGCTTGTGCCTTTGCTGCATTCTGTTATGCAGAATTTGCATCTTCTGTTCCGGTTTCGGGAAGTGTTTACACGTATACGTACGCAACGATGGGAGAGGTATTTGCATTTTTAATTGGATGGGATTTAATGTTGGAATATTTATTAGCAACATCTGCGGTAGCCAATGGATGGTCTGCTTATTTCCAATCTTTGTTAAAAGGTTTTGGGATTCATATTCCGACCATTTTATCTTCTGCTCCTGGAACAGGAAAGGGTGGCCTTATCGATTTACCAGCTGTTATTATCATTTTAATTATGACTGCCCTTTTATCTAGAGGTGTACGTGAAAGTGCTCGCGTAAACAATATTATGGTTTTTATTAAGCTAGCAGTTGTATTACTCTTTATCTTTGCTGGTTTTAATTATGTAAAGCCGGAAAATTGGACGCCGTTCATGCCATTTGGTCTTGATGGTGTAATGGCTGGGGCTGCAACGGTATTCTTTGCATTCATTGGATTTGATGCTGTATCAACGGCAGCGGAGGAGGTAAAACGTCCGCAACGCGATTTACCAATTGGTATTATAGCATCATTACTTATTTGTACGATTCTTTATATCGTTGTTTCACTTATTTTGACAGGAATTGTACCTTATGGTCAGCTGAATATTTCTGATCCTGTAGCTTTCGCACTTCAGTTTATTGGACAAGATGGTTTAGCGGGTGTTATTTCGGTAGGAGCAATTACAGGGATTACAACTGTAATGTTAGTTATGATGTATGGGCAGGTTCGTGTTTCATATGCAATGAGTCGCGATGGGTTATTACCAAAGCGTCTTGCGAAAGTTCATCCGAAATTTAAAACACCGTTTTTAAATACATGGACGACAGGAATTATCGCAGCACTTATTTCGGGGCTTATCGACTTAAATGTATTAGCACACCTTGTAAATATGGGAACATTATCGGCATTTGCTCTTGTAGCAGTTGCGGTTATCGTAATGAGAAAAACACACCCAGATTTACCACGTGTTTTTAAAGTGCCACTTGTACCAGTTTTACCTGCATTAACGGTTATCTTTTGTGTATATTTAATGCTTCAATTATCAGGAACCGCATGGATGAGTTTCGGCATTTGGATGGTGATTGGTGTAGCATTTTACTTCTTATATAGTCGAAAGCATAGTGTTTTAAGTAATAAAAAAGATGAGGAGAATGCAGCGAATTTATAGGGAAAAGATCCGTTCTAAATAGAATAGAACGGATCTTTTATTTTGAAAATTTACATTTTTCTAAAATTAATATAAGATAAGGAGTGGTTGATTAAAGGGGTGTTGTAAATGAAAAAGACATGGCGTGAATTACAAGCAATGGACCGTAATGTGTGGATTCGTTTTATAGGAGAAACACTGAATGGAATTGCAATGATGATGTTAATGCCATTTTTTGCATTGTATTTAAAAGATAAAGTAGATTCTTTATTACAAGTAGGGATTATTATGGCGCTTTCTCCTATTGCGGCAAGCTTTGGTTCGCTTATAGGTGGCCGAATTGCTGATATATATGGTAGAAAACCTATTATGATATTTTCGATGGCAAGTAATGCATTGTTGATGCTCGGTTTTTTATTTATAGAAGGATTTATTCCTTATGCTATTTTGTCTATTTTTTTAGGGTTAAGTAATTCATTATTTCATCCAGCAGCATCGGCGATGGTAGCGGATGTCACAGCGCCTGAAAAGAGGACGGAGGCATACGGTTTATTGCGAATGGGGCATAATATTGGCGCGGCAATCGGACCGATTATGGGTGCTTCTGTAGTTGTACTTTCGAAAAACCTTGTATTTATTATTGCTTCCTCTACAATGCTGCTTTATGCACTTCTTGTGTTAATGCTTATTCAAGAAACGATGCCGAAAACTGCATTGAAAGAGGACGGGAATACGAAAAAGGAAGCAGAATCTGTTTGGAAAGTTGTTTTGAGAGATAAGGTACTTATGATTTATTTATTGGCTGGTATTATTATTTCCATGGGTTTCTCGCAAACAGAAGGCATGCTCCCCCTTCATTTTGATAATGAAATGAAAGAAATCTTTGGGAAAAATAACCCATATCCATATTTAATGGCTTTAAACGGCTTGTTAGTTGTCTTATTCCAATTCCAAATTTCAAAATGGGCAACAGATAAACCAGTTGGAAAGACAATGTTATATGGGGCATGGTTATTTGGAATCGGGCTGTTATTCATCGGTTGGCTTCCAAGGTGGTTTGGTGAATTTGGAACAGAGGGTACGGTTATTTTAATAACATTACTTGTTGTCTATGCGGTATATACGCTAGGTGAAATGATTATGTCTCCTGTACAAATGACATTTGTTGCAAATTTGGCACCAGAGCATTTACGTGGAACATATATGGGGGCGGCAAGTTTGCAGTGGATTACAGGGAATGCGTTCGGCCCGCTTCTTGGCGGACTACTACTTGATCGATCGCTTGGGCATGTATTGTTTACGATTTTAGGAGTGGGGTGTGTAATAGCCGGTCTTGTATATATTTCTTTAGATCACCTTGTAGAACAAAGACAAAAGGGAAATGTGGCGAAACAATCTTCTTAATCAATAGGTGACATACACAAAAAACAGCATTTCTTCATATATATTAGATACATAACTAGATCAAGGGATGACACAGATTTGGTGCAAGAAAAGGATATGAATTTACAATAGCTGTTCGTAAAAATGCAATTGGTGAAACCATTCTGCCATTTATCCCGCTATTTGCGGGCAGTAAGACCCCCGCCTCAAAATTCAGCAAAAGTAAAGAAGTTAGGTGGGGGGAATTGCCCGTAAAAGCCGGATTCGTTCAACTAATAATCAGTGAGGGATGAAGAAAATCCCCACTGATTAAAGTTTCACTTTATGGAAGTTTCATTTTATCGCGCTATTCGAAGGCGGTAAGACTCCTATTGAGAAAAGTTTTACTTTATTTCAAATAGGAACTGCCTATTTTTATAAAAAGTGCTAAAATAGAAAAATGAAAACAATTGGTTAGGGTGATTTCATTGACGAAAATTAAATTAGGTTTATTATATGGTGGGAAATCAGCAGAGCATCAAGTTTCATTACAAACAGCTCTTGCTGCTATTAAAGCATTAAATCAAGAAAAATTCGAGATTCATCCAATTTATATTACAGAGCAAGGCCAATGGATGCGTGGTGAACGCATTGAAGGTGAAGTAACGAGCGTGCAAGCATTGCAAATGAATGGAGAGGAAAATGCAATTTCTCCAGTATCATTAAGTACAGAAATTATACCTTCTTCTTCTAAGCAAGAAGAGGCAATTGATGTTATTTTCCCGCTGTTACATGGACCGAATGGTGAAGATGGAACAGTACAAGGATTATTAGAGTTAATGAATATTCCATACGTTGGTAACGGTGTATTAGCATCAGCTGCTGGTATGGATAAAGTTGTTATGAAAAATATCTTTGCTGAAGCTGGATTGAAACAAGCGAAGTATGCATCTTTCATTCGCAGTGTATGGGAGAAAAATTGCCAAGCAGCTTATGAAAAGGTAGAAGAAGTATTAGGCTACCCATGCTTTGTCAAACCAGCGAACCTTGGATCAAGTGTTGGTATCAATAAATGTAAAGATCGTGAAGAATTAGAAAAAGCATTTGAAGAAGCGTTCCAATTTGACCGCAAAATTATCGTAGAAGAAAATATTGTAGGTCGTGAAGTGGAAGTTGGCGTTTTAGGTAATGATGAGCCAAAATGTTCTGTTATCGGTGAGATTGTACCGAAGAAAGAGTTTTATGATTATAAATCAAAATACATTGATGGCGATACGGCATTAATTATTCCAGCTGAAGTTACAGAAGAAGAGTCAAAGGCGATTCAAAGAGATGCAATTCGTGCATTCCAATCTTTAGATGGTGCTGGATTAACAAGAGCGGATTTCTTCTTAACGAAAGATGGGGAAGTATATATTAATGAAGTAAATACAATGCCAGGATTTACGCCATTTAGTATGTTCCCGCTGCTATGGCAACACACGGATTTGCCATATCCGAAGTTAATTGAAGAATTGATTCGTTTGGCAATTGAGCGTCACGAAGAAAAGCAAAAAATTAAATATACAATCTAACAAAAAAGGGGGAAGCACTATTCAAGAGAATAGTGTTTCTTCTATGTAAGGAGTGGTATGTATGATGAAACGAACGTTAAAACAAGTAGAGCAAATGGTAATGGGTGCAGGCTTAGCGGAAAAATACGTTAATGAAACTGTACAAGGTGTATCTATTGATACAAGAAAAATTACAACAGGAAACTTATACATTCCGATTCAGGGTGATCGCTTTGATGGTCATTCTTTTGTAGAAAAAGCAATTGAAAATGGCGCTGTAGCTACGCTTTGGAAAAAAAATGTGCAAAATCCTCCTGTGAATATACCAGTGATTTTTGTAGAAGATACATTAGAAGCGCTGCAAACATTAGCAAAAAGCTATCGTGATCAGTTAGATGTAAAAGTTATAGGTGTAACAGGAAGTAACGGTAAAACGTCTACGAAAGATATTGTGACAAGCCTCCTTGCAACCAAATTTAAGGTTCAAAAAACAGAGGGGAACTTTAATAACCATATCGGTTTGCCGCTTACTATTTTAAGCCTAGAAGAAAATACAGAAATGGCTGTATTGGAGATGGGAATGTCGAGTCGAGGTGAAATTGAATTTTTATCTAAGTTAGCTCGCCCGAACGCTGCAATCATTACAAATATTGGGGAAGCACATTTGATGGATTTAGGATCTCGCGATGCGATTGCTGAGGCGAAACTTGAAATTGTTACAGGATTACAGGATGGTGGAGTATTTGTATACAATGGTGATGAACCGCTTTTAACAAATCGTGTTCCGAGCATGAACCTAGCTGCGGAGACAATTACATTTGGTGATGCAAGGGCGAATAATTATTATCCAACATCTGTAACGTTGCAGGCGACAGGAACGTACTTTAAGATGAATCAGGATGAGAATGTCGTGTTCTATCTTCCAGTTCTTGGGAAACATAATGTGTATAATACACTTGCATCAATGGCGATTGCGAAATACTTCGGTGTAACGTGGGAAGAAATGAAGCAAGGTTTAGTAACACTTCAAATGACAGGTATGCGAATGGAAATTGTGAAAACAGAAAATGGGTTAACAATTATTAATGACGCATATAATGCA
This sequence is a window from Bacillus pseudomycoides DSM 12442. Protein-coding genes within it:
- a CDS encoding amino acid permease, which gives rise to MKQIFQKKPIAKLMQESKQKTLARTLGALDLTMLGIGAIVGTGIFVLTGVVAAKHSGPAIILSFAIAALACAFAAFCYAEFASSVPVSGSVYTYTYATMGEVFAFLIGWDLMLEYLLATSAVANGWSAYFQSLLKGFGIHIPTILSSAPGTGKGGLIDLPAVIIILIMTALLSRGVRESARVNNIMVFIKLAVVLLFIFAGFNYVKPENWTPFMPFGLDGVMAGAATVFFAFIGFDAVSTAAEEVKRPQRDLPIGIIASLLICTILYIVVSLILTGIVPYGQLNISDPVAFALQFIGQDGLAGVISVGAITGITTVMLVMMYGQVRVSYAMSRDGLLPKRLAKVHPKFKTPFLNTWTTGIIAALISGLIDLNVLAHLVNMGTLSAFALVAVAVIVMRKTHPDLPRVFKVPLVPVLPALTVIFCVYLMLQLSGTAWMSFGIWMVIGVAFYFLYSRKHSVLSNKKDEENAANL
- a CDS encoding MDR family MFS transporter, yielding MKKTWRELQAMDRNVWIRFIGETLNGIAMMMLMPFFALYLKDKVDSLLQVGIIMALSPIAASFGSLIGGRIADIYGRKPIMIFSMASNALLMLGFLFIEGFIPYAILSIFLGLSNSLFHPAASAMVADVTAPEKRTEAYGLLRMGHNIGAAIGPIMGASVVVLSKNLVFIIASSTMLLYALLVLMLIQETMPKTALKEDGNTKKEAESVWKVVLRDKVLMIYLLAGIIISMGFSQTEGMLPLHFDNEMKEIFGKNNPYPYLMALNGLLVVLFQFQISKWATDKPVGKTMLYGAWLFGIGLLFIGWLPRWFGEFGTEGTVILITLLVVYAVYTLGEMIMSPVQMTFVANLAPEHLRGTYMGAASLQWITGNAFGPLLGGLLLDRSLGHVLFTILGVGCVIAGLVYISLDHLVEQRQKGNVAKQSS
- a CDS encoding D-alanine--D-alanine ligase; translation: MTKIKLGLLYGGKSAEHQVSLQTALAAIKALNQEKFEIHPIYITEQGQWMRGERIEGEVTSVQALQMNGEENAISPVSLSTEIIPSSSKQEEAIDVIFPLLHGPNGEDGTVQGLLELMNIPYVGNGVLASAAGMDKVVMKNIFAEAGLKQAKYASFIRSVWEKNCQAAYEKVEEVLGYPCFVKPANLGSSVGINKCKDREELEKAFEEAFQFDRKIIVEENIVGREVEVGVLGNDEPKCSVIGEIVPKKEFYDYKSKYIDGDTALIIPAEVTEEESKAIQRDAIRAFQSLDGAGLTRADFFLTKDGEVYINEVNTMPGFTPFSMFPLLWQHTDLPYPKLIEELIRLAIERHEEKQKIKYTI
- a CDS encoding UDP-N-acetylmuramoyl-tripeptide--D-alanyl-D-alanine ligase, producing MMKRTLKQVEQMVMGAGLAEKYVNETVQGVSIDTRKITTGNLYIPIQGDRFDGHSFVEKAIENGAVATLWKKNVQNPPVNIPVIFVEDTLEALQTLAKSYRDQLDVKVIGVTGSNGKTSTKDIVTSLLATKFKVQKTEGNFNNHIGLPLTILSLEENTEMAVLEMGMSSRGEIEFLSKLARPNAAIITNIGEAHLMDLGSRDAIAEAKLEIVTGLQDGGVFVYNGDEPLLTNRVPSMNLAAETITFGDARANNYYPTSVTLQATGTYFKMNQDENVVFYLPVLGKHNVYNTLASMAIAKYFGVTWEEMKQGLVTLQMTGMRMEIVKTENGLTIINDAYNASPTAMEAAFHLMNGLDGFSKKIVVLGDMLELGDQEVQFHYEVGKLIDPARISYVFTYGRLGAQIAEGAKINFPNERVKVYDNKEELVKNLQAIVDVKDVVLVKASRGMKLEEVITMLK